The sequence caaaaaattattgttttatatatttcgtgattattataattttttttattataatataattgtagaGTGTACCTGAGTCAGAACAAAATGTCATGAATGTACCTACAATTGAACAGCAATCAGTAACTTCTGTAACACCACAAGTCCAACAACTTCAAAACCAATCATCTGGACAAGTAGCTATATTGAATGAACAACAAATGGCTAAAATACAAAGTGAACTCGATGTTGTACAAGGAAACATGCGTGTCTTATCAGAAATGTTGGCATATTTTACAAGTTCAGATCAGAATAATAGTCAACAACCTGATCCTGCTGATCTTGAACTTTTAACtgtatgaatataattatttgtcTTATATTTGAATAGCAGTAAATACCTAATAGCAAATACCTATTAAAACAAATGTCTTTTCTATTCAACAATGTAATGTTGTatatatgaaattgaaaaacatatttttatgtaaggtacatatatatatttaaattataatacttaTCATTTGTAGGAACTTCATTCCACATGCAAAGCAATGCAAGAGCGTGTTGTTGATTTAATTGGAAAGCTGGCACATGATGAAATGACAGCAGAATTGTTGCGTATTAATGAtgaattaaacaatttatttttgCGTTATTCTCGTTATACAAAAAACAAAGCTGTTGCTGCAAGTACTATTTTAGCACAAACGATTGGTCATCCTCCAAACATAGATTCTGCTTCATCAATTAATAAACAAGAAGCTGATTCTCTTATTGATTTATCTGATGAAACTGATACTTTGGAGAAAAAAATGACAGAAATAGGtaagtattatatttgtaataatcgaataatgtttgtgtgtgtgtggataattcttttatattaaattacaggCATAGCTGATAATATTGATCAAAATAGGATAGATcggaaggagaagaaagaaggtGATAGTGATGAATTTGATATGTTTGCACAGTCACGGAATACATCTTACGAAACTGCAAAAAACAGGtttctaatattaaattaattgcaaCTGTTAAATGTGTATACCTAATATATAACTATCCACTTATTTTTATTGTAGCGGTAGCAAATATGAGGATAATTTGGAGCAGGTGAGCGGAGGAAGTCTCAGTACAGCGATTCTCAATCGCAATAACCCTAAGTATCCCCAGCAGACTGCTTCTACAGCTGCTTCTACTACTGCTACTTCTGTGCGTAATCCCTGTTCCTATAATTATTGCTAAGCATTTAGTTAATATCATGAATAATATAGATAct comes from Bombus terrestris chromosome 7, iyBomTerr1.2, whole genome shotgun sequence and encodes:
- the LOC100649062 gene encoding TOM1-like protein 2 isoform X1, with amino-acid sequence MSFFGVNVNPFSTPVGQKIEQATDGSLPSENWSLNMEICDIINETEDGPRDAIKAIKRRLNQAAGKNYTIVMYTLTVLETCVKNCGKRFHSLACSREFVQELVKLIGPKNEPPTAVQEKVLSLIQTWADTFRHQPHTQGVVQIYQELKVKGIQFPMTDLDAMAPIITPERSVPESEQNVMNVPTIEQQSVTSVTPQVQQLQNQSSGQVAILNEQQMAKIQSELDVVQGNMRVLSEMLAYFTSSDQNNSQQPDPADLELLTELHSTCKAMQERVVDLIGKLAHDEMTAELLRINDELNNLFLRYSRYTKNKAVAASTILAQTIGHPPNIDSASSINKQEADSLIDLSDETDTLEKKMTEIGIADNIDQNRIDRKEKKEGDSDEFDMFAQSRNTSYETAKNSGSKYEDNLEQVSGGSLSTAILNRNNPKYPQQTASTAASTTATSLNRESEFNEMAAWLDHTPGAHGDQESLTSSEFERFLAERAAAAEALPTLPTTTTSTGNTTNSENSNIQRQINKDQDKSLFAL
- the LOC100649062 gene encoding TOM1-like protein 2 isoform X2 codes for the protein MSFFGVNVNPFSTPVGQKIEQATDGSLPSENWSLNMEICDIINETEDGPRDAIKAIKRRLNQAAGKNYTIVMYTLTVLETCVKNCGKRFHSLACSREFVQELVKLIGPKNEPPTAVQEKVLSLIQTWADTFRHQPHTQGVVQIYQELKVKGIQFPMTDLDAMAPIITPERSVPESEQNVMNVPTIEQQSVTSVTPQVQQLQNQSSGQVAILNEQQMAKIQSELDVVQGNMRVLSEMLAYFTSSDQNNSQQPDPADLELLTELHSTCKAMQERVVDLIGKLAHDEMTAELLRINDELNNLFLRYSRYTKNKAVAASTILAQTIGHPPNIDSASSINKQEADSLIDLSDETDTLEKKMTEIGIADNIDQNRIDRKEKKEGDSDEFDMFAQSRNTSYETAKNSGSKYEDNLEQVSGGSLSTAILNRNNPKYPQQTASTAASTTATSPGAHGDQESLTSSEFERFLAERAAAAEALPTLPTTTTSTGNTTNSENSNIQRQINKDQDKSLFAL